A genomic window from Blattabacterium cuenoti includes:
- the rplF gene encoding 50S ribosomal protein L6, producing the protein MSRIGNKPIFISKNIDIKIVKNTVIIEGKLGILSQIISNKIKLVLTNNKLLLHRIKNDKESKSLHGLYRVLINNMIEGVSVGFIKILELIGIGYKVSFFKNEKILEFNLGFSHSIMMKIPKEILVETKIEKGKNPILILKSYDKQLLGIIAAKIRSFRKPEPYKGKGIRYFNEKVRRKTGKSA; encoded by the coding sequence ATGTCTAGAATTGGGAATAAACCAATTTTTATATCTAAAAATATAGATATAAAAATTGTTAAAAATACAGTAATAATAGAAGGAAAATTAGGTATTTTAAGTCAAATTATTTCTAATAAAATAAAATTAGTATTAACTAATAATAAATTATTATTACATAGAATTAAAAATGATAAAGAATCTAAATCTTTACATGGATTATATCGTGTATTAATTAACAATATGATAGAAGGAGTTTCTGTTGGTTTTATTAAAATATTAGAATTAATAGGTATAGGATATAAAGTTTCTTTTTTTAAAAATGAAAAAATTTTAGAATTTAATTTAGGATTTTCTCATAGTATTATGATGAAAATTCCTAAAGAAATTTTAGTAGAAACTAAAATAGAAAAAGGAAAAAATCCTATTTTAATTTTAAAATCGTATGATAAACAATTGTTAGGTATTATAGCGGCGAAAATACGTTCTTTTAGAAAACCTGAACCTTATAAAGGAAAAGGAATAAGATATTTTAATGAAAAAGTTCGTAGAAAAACTGGAAAATCTGCTTAA
- the rpsH gene encoding 30S ribosomal protein S8: MNTDPIADFLTRIRNACFAKHLLLSIPSSKLKKKLTYVLLENGYILDYKIEKKNNKEIIKIALKYYKKISVIQKIIRISKPGLRKYSKYKNIPRVLNGLGIAIISTSKGLITDKIARKKKIGGEIICFIY, from the coding sequence ATGAATACAGATCCTATTGCTGATTTTTTAACTAGAATTAGAAACGCTTGTTTTGCAAAACATTTGTTATTATCAATTCCATCTTCTAAATTAAAAAAAAAATTGACTTATGTTTTATTAGAAAATGGATATATTTTAGATTATAAAATAGAAAAAAAAAATAATAAAGAAATTATTAAAATAGCTTTAAAATATTACAAAAAAATATCTGTTATCCAAAAAATTATTAGAATTAGTAAACCAGGATTAAGAAAATATTCAAAGTATAAAAATATTCCTCGTGTATTAAACGGATTAGGAATAGCTATTATTTCAACTTCTAAAGGATTAATTACAGATAAAATAGCTAGAAAAAAAAAAATAGGAGGAGAAATTATATGTTTTATTTATTAA
- the rpsN gene encoding 30S ribosomal protein S14, with the protein MAKESVKARQKKRERIVLKYAKKRKFLKNSKNYELLQKLPRDASPVRLRNRCSITGRCRGYMRKFGISRIIFRNMVSQGLIPGVKKASW; encoded by the coding sequence ATGGCAAAAGAATCAGTAAAAGCTAGACAAAAAAAAAGAGAAAGAATTGTTTTAAAATATGCAAAAAAAAGAAAATTTTTAAAAAATTCTAAAAATTATGAATTATTACAAAAATTACCTAGAGATGCATCTCCAGTACGTTTACGAAATAGATGTTCTATAACAGGTAGATGTAGAGGATATATGCGTAAATTTGGTATATCACGTATTATTTTTAGAAATATGGTATCTCAAGGGTTAATCCCAGGAGTTAAAAAAGCTAGTTGGTAA
- the rplE gene encoding 50S ribosomal protein L5 has translation MIYQSRLKKLYYEVIIPNLLKKFKYTSIMEVPILKKIVVHQGIGISILDKKILDISMKEITEIVGQKAIFCYSKHDESGFKLRKGVPIGVKVTLRRIKMYEFLDRLITISLPRVRDFNGVKNSSFDGKGNYNMGIIEQIIYPEINIDKIRKNMGMNITFVTTAKNNIEAKSLLSYFGIPFQK, from the coding sequence ATGATATATCAATCTAGATTAAAAAAATTATATTATGAGGTAATAATTCCTAATTTATTAAAAAAATTTAAATATACTTCTATTATGGAAGTTCCTATTTTAAAAAAAATAGTAGTACATCAAGGTATTGGAATATCTATTTTAGATAAAAAAATTTTAGATATTTCTATGAAAGAAATAACAGAAATTGTAGGACAAAAAGCTATTTTTTGTTATTCTAAACATGATGAATCTGGTTTTAAATTAAGGAAAGGAGTTCCTATTGGAGTGAAAGTAACTTTACGAAGAATTAAAATGTATGAATTTTTAGATAGATTAATTACAATTTCTTTACCTAGAGTAAGAGATTTTAATGGTGTAAAGAATAGTAGTTTTGATGGAAAAGGAAATTATAATATGGGAATAATAGAACAAATCATTTATCCTGAAATTAATATTGATAAAATTAGAAAAAATATGGGGATGAATATTACATTTGTAACTACTGCTAAGAATAATATAGAAGCGAAGAGTCTTTTATCTTATTTTGGTATTCCATTTCAAAAATAA
- the rplX gene encoding 50S ribosomal protein L24 produces the protein MIKKGDLVSILSGNYKGNQGVVLKVIVKKKKAIIQGINMIKKHIKPSSKQTKGGIIEKEAPIHITNLKKLSNNIKKV, from the coding sequence ATGATTAAAAAAGGAGATTTAGTTTCTATTTTATCTGGAAATTATAAAGGAAATCAAGGAGTAGTTTTGAAAGTAATTGTTAAAAAAAAAAAAGCGATTATTCAAGGGATCAATATGATTAAAAAACATATTAAACCTAGTTCAAAACAAACTAAAGGTGGTATTATAGAAAAAGAAGCACCTATACATATAACTAATTTAAAAAAATTAAGTAATAATATAAAAAAAGTCTAA
- the rplN gene encoding 50S ribosomal protein L14: MLQQESKCRVSDNTGAKIALIIRVLGGSKKKYASLGDSIIVTIKEAISGGNIIKKGQIAKAIIIRTKKRIRRIDGTYISFDDNACVLLNTSGEMMGTRVFGPVAKELRDKEYMKIISLAKEVL, from the coding sequence ATGTTACAACAAGAATCTAAATGTAGAGTATCTGATAACACTGGAGCTAAAATAGCGTTAATTATTCGTGTATTAGGTGGATCAAAAAAAAAATACGCTTCTTTAGGAGATTCTATTATTGTTACAATTAAAGAAGCTATTTCTGGTGGAAATATAATTAAAAAAGGACAAATAGCTAAAGCAATAATAATTAGAACTAAAAAAAGAATTAGAAGAATAGATGGGACTTATATTAGTTTTGATGATAATGCTTGTGTGCTTTTAAATACATCTGGAGAGATGATGGGAACTAGAGTATTTGGTCCAGTAGCTAAAGAATTAAGAGATAAAGAATATATGAAAATTATATCTTTAGCAAAAGAAGTTTTATAA
- the rpsQ gene encoding 30S ribosomal protein S17, with amino-acid sequence MINEKKKLSIFSLKKRNVRKQRQGIVVSNKMKKTIVVVELKKVKHKYYGKSILIKKKYMVHDEKNVSKKGDKVKIMETRPISKYKCWRLVSILEKKNNVTTRI; translated from the coding sequence ATGATAAATGAAAAAAAAAAATTATCTATTTTTTCTTTAAAAAAAAGAAATGTTAGAAAACAAAGACAAGGAATTGTAGTTAGTAATAAAATGAAAAAAACTATAGTTGTTGTTGAGTTAAAAAAAGTAAAACATAAATATTATGGAAAAAGTATTTTAATAAAAAAAAAATATATGGTTCATGATGAAAAAAATGTTTCTAAAAAAGGTGATAAAGTAAAAATTATGGAAACACGTCCTATTAGTAAATATAAATGTTGGAGGTTAGTTTCTATTTTAGAAAAAAAAAATAATGTTACAACAAGAATCTAA
- the rpmC gene encoding 50S ribosomal protein L29, with product MKKDTTLKKLTIENIQDYLIKKKNFYQKIIFDHTFGLKKNPIEIRFLRKNIAQLKTELNIRKK from the coding sequence ATGAAAAAAGATACAACTTTAAAAAAGTTAACTATAGAAAATATTCAAGATTATTTAATAAAAAAAAAAAATTTTTATCAAAAAATAATTTTTGATCATACTTTTGGATTAAAAAAAAATCCTATAGAAATTAGATTTTTAAGAAAAAATATTGCTCAATTAAAAACAGAATTAAATATAAGAAAGAAATGA
- the rplP gene encoding 50S ribosomal protein L16 → MLQPKKTKYKKKQKGRIRGNSSKGVFLSRGLYGIKALEGKWITSQQIEAARIAATRYMKREGRLWINIFPDKPATKKPQEVRMGKGKGPVEFWVAVVKPGRIIFEIDGVEIQIAKEALRLASQKLPIKIKFVFSKELI, encoded by the coding sequence ATGTTACAACCAAAGAAAACAAAATATAAAAAAAAGCAAAAAGGACGTATACGTGGAAATTCATCTAAAGGTGTTTTTTTATCAAGGGGTTTATATGGAATTAAAGCTTTAGAAGGGAAATGGATTACTTCTCAACAAATAGAAGCAGCTCGTATTGCTGCGACTAGATATATGAAAAGAGAGGGAAGATTATGGATTAATATTTTTCCTGATAAACCTGCTACTAAAAAACCACAAGAAGTTCGTATGGGTAAAGGAAAAGGGCCTGTAGAATTTTGGGTTGCTGTAGTAAAACCTGGAAGAATTATATTTGAAATAGATGGAGTAGAAATTCAAATTGCTAAAGAAGCTTTAAGATTAGCTTCTCAAAAACTTCCTATAAAAATTAAATTTGTTTTTTCCAAAGAATTGATATAA
- the rpsC gene encoding 30S ribosomal protein S3 — MGQKTNPIVNRLGIIKGWESSWCNNYKDRIKEDFKVRRYIEARLPKGIVSRIFIERTLKVLILTIRTSRPALVIGRGGDEVDTVRKELKKLTKKEVKINISEVKRPELDAPLVVKNLVRQLENRISYKKSIKISILSAMRMNAIGIKIQISGRLNGAEMARCESYKEGRISLGTFRANVDYYMSVAHTIYGSIGIKVWIMKGEIYGKKELFSIFGGIQKKHRTYNKNSFLNRKKKY, encoded by the coding sequence ATGGGTCAAAAAACTAATCCAATTGTAAATCGTTTAGGAATTATTAAAGGATGGGAATCTAGTTGGTGTAATAATTATAAAGATAGAATTAAAGAAGATTTTAAAGTAAGAAGATATATTGAAGCACGTCTTCCAAAAGGGATTGTTTCTAGAATTTTTATAGAAAGAACATTAAAAGTATTAATATTAACAATTAGAACATCACGACCTGCTTTGGTTATAGGAAGAGGAGGTGATGAGGTTGATACAGTTAGAAAAGAATTAAAAAAACTAACAAAAAAAGAAGTTAAAATTAATATTTCAGAAGTTAAACGTCCTGAATTAGATGCTCCTTTAGTGGTTAAAAATTTAGTGAGACAATTAGAAAATAGAATATCTTATAAAAAATCAATAAAAATTTCTATTTTATCTGCAATGAGAATGAATGCTATAGGTATTAAAATTCAAATTTCTGGAAGATTAAATGGAGCTGAAATGGCAAGATGTGAATCTTATAAAGAGGGACGTATTTCATTGGGAACATTTCGTGCAAATGTAGATTATTATATGTCAGTAGCTCATACTATTTATGGTAGTATAGGAATTAAAGTTTGGATAATGAAAGGAGAGATATATGGAAAAAAAGAATTATTTTCTATATTTGGAGGAATACAAAAAAAACACAGAACATATAATAAAAATTCTTTTTTAAATAGGAAAAAAAAATATTAA
- a CDS encoding large ribosomal subunit protein uL22, which yields MNYQEDKIIKVSAILNGIRKSPRKMRLIVNLIKNKKLLSALDILKYSKKKQVSIFLRKLLISSLFNWRKKCSMNNLNLQEDFLYIKNIQVNQGKTLKRLRPVPQGRGHKIRKRSSKIIVFLENRNINYGSKN from the coding sequence ATGAATTATCAAGAAGATAAGATTATTAAAGTATCTGCTATTTTAAATGGAATTCGAAAATCTCCAAGAAAAATGAGGTTGATAGTTAATTTAATTAAAAATAAAAAATTATTATCTGCTTTAGATATATTAAAATATAGCAAAAAAAAACAAGTTTCTATTTTTTTAAGAAAATTACTTATTTCATCATTATTTAATTGGCGTAAAAAATGTAGTATGAATAATCTTAATTTACAAGAAGATTTTTTATATATTAAAAATATTCAAGTAAATCAAGGAAAAACTTTAAAAAGATTACGTCCTGTTCCTCAAGGAAGAGGTCATAAAATTAGAAAAAGATCAAGTAAAATTATTGTTTTTTTAGAAAATAGAAATATTAATTATGGGTCAAAAAACTAA
- the rpsS gene encoding 30S ribosomal protein S19: MARSLKKGPFVFYKLYKKVLKNIKHEKKVIIKTWSRRSTILPDFVGQTFAVHNGIKFINVYITENMIGHKLGEFAPTRNFKGHAGSKKLKTIKN; encoded by the coding sequence ATGGCTAGATCTTTAAAAAAAGGGCCATTTGTTTTTTATAAATTATATAAAAAAGTATTAAAAAATATAAAGCATGAAAAAAAAGTTATAATTAAAACATGGTCAAGAAGATCAACAATTTTACCAGATTTTGTAGGACAAACTTTTGCAGTTCATAATGGAATAAAATTTATTAATGTGTATATTACAGAAAATATGATTGGACATAAATTAGGTGAATTTGCTCCAACTAGAAATTTTAAAGGACATGCTGGATCTAAAAAATTAAAAACAATCAAAAATTAA
- the rplB gene encoding 50S ribosomal protein L2: protein MPIKKLKPTTPGQRFKIINSFNEITKSFPEKCFTKGKIKSGGRNNYGKRTIRYFGGGHKKKYRIIDFKRKKFGILGIVKSIEYDPNRSSYISLIHYKDGEKSYIITMDGFKVGQEIISGKKIPFNIGNSTFLSEIPLGTNISCIELIPGQGAKIARSAGAYAQLFAKDKKYATIKFPSGEVRMIFIHCMATIGIVSNIDHQLEVYGKAGKKRHLGRRPRTRGVAMNPVDHPMGGGEGKASGGIPRSRKGISSKGFRTRSKKKYSDKYILERRKK from the coding sequence ATGCCCATAAAAAAATTAAAACCAACAACACCTGGTCAAAGATTTAAAATTATTAATAGTTTTAATGAAATTACTAAATCATTTCCTGAAAAATGTTTTACTAAAGGAAAAATTAAATCTGGTGGTAGAAATAATTATGGCAAAAGAACTATTCGGTATTTTGGTGGTGGACATAAAAAAAAATATAGAATAATTGATTTTAAAAGAAAAAAATTTGGAATATTGGGTATTGTTAAATCTATAGAATATGATCCTAATAGATCCTCTTATATATCATTAATACATTATAAAGATGGAGAAAAAAGTTATATAATAACTATGGATGGATTTAAAGTAGGACAAGAAATTATTTCAGGAAAAAAAATACCTTTTAATATAGGAAATTCTACTTTTTTAAGTGAAATTCCATTAGGAACTAATATATCTTGTATAGAATTAATTCCTGGACAAGGAGCTAAAATAGCTAGAAGTGCAGGAGCTTATGCTCAATTATTTGCAAAAGATAAAAAATATGCTACTATTAAATTTCCTTCTGGAGAAGTTCGAATGATTTTTATTCATTGTATGGCTACTATAGGAATAGTCTCTAATATAGATCATCAATTAGAAGTATATGGAAAAGCAGGAAAAAAACGTCATTTAGGAAGGAGACCTAGAACTAGAGGTGTAGCTATGAATCCTGTTGATCATCCAATGGGTGGTGGAGAAGGAAAAGCGTCTGGAGGTATTCCTAGAAGTAGAAAAGGAATTTCATCTAAAGGATTTAGAACTCGTTCTAAAAAAAAATATTCAGATAAATATATTTTAGAAAGAAGAAAAAAATAA
- a CDS encoding 50S ribosomal protein L23 — protein MILIKPFISEKSSKEEKRFCYTFSVDINNNKNQIKKRINQIFGVDIEKIRTMIYYRKNKSKFTKKGFLYGKTNKFKKVIVQLKKNHKIDFFDKKEI, from the coding sequence ATGATTTTAATAAAACCTTTTATATCAGAGAAGTCTTCTAAAGAAGAAAAAAGATTTTGTTATACTTTTTCTGTTGATATTAATAATAATAAAAATCAAATAAAAAAAAGAATTAATCAAATATTTGGAGTTGATATTGAAAAAATAAGAACAATGATTTATTATAGAAAAAATAAATCTAAATTTACAAAAAAAGGTTTTTTATATGGGAAAACTAATAAATTTAAAAAAGTAATAGTTCAATTAAAAAAAAATCATAAAATTGATTTTTTTGATAAAAAAGAAATATAA
- the rplD gene encoding 50S ribosomal protein L4: protein MKLQILNIQGNFTKKVIEFNDSLFSKKNYDHSIYLEIKRYLLAQRQGTHKSKERGDISGSNRKLHRQKGTGGSRKGSIKNPIFRGGGRIFGPKPRNYIIKINKKTKHLVKKSIIEYKLKKNKIKIIEDIQLNSPKTKLFVNILKSLKLMNKKSLIVVEKLNNNLYLSSRNLKKIKLLTISELNSYFLLNYLYIIFTESSVKMIHKLFY from the coding sequence ATGAAATTACAAATTTTAAATATTCAAGGAAATTTTACTAAAAAAGTAATAGAATTTAATGATTCTTTATTTTCTAAAAAAAATTATGATCATTCTATTTATTTAGAAATAAAAAGATATTTATTAGCACAAAGACAAGGTACTCATAAATCTAAAGAAAGAGGAGATATATCTGGAAGTAATAGAAAATTACATAGACAAAAAGGAACTGGAGGTTCTAGAAAAGGAAGTATTAAAAATCCTATATTTAGAGGTGGAGGTCGAATTTTTGGTCCAAAACCAAGAAATTATATAATAAAAATTAATAAAAAAACTAAGCATTTAGTAAAAAAATCAATTATAGAATATAAATTAAAAAAAAATAAAATTAAAATTATTGAAGATATTCAATTAAATAGTCCTAAAACTAAATTATTTGTAAATATTTTAAAATCATTAAAATTAATGAATAAAAAATCATTAATTGTTGTAGAAAAATTAAATAATAATTTATATTTATCATCTAGAAATTTAAAAAAAATTAAATTATTAACTATATCTGAATTGAATAGTTATTTTTTATTAAATTATTTATATATTATTTTTACTGAAAGTTCAGTAAAAATGATTCATAAATTATTTTATTAA
- the rplC gene encoding 50S ribosomal protein L3 yields MVGLIGINCGMTSIFSKNGKNIPCTIIKIYPCYIIQIKTIKTDGYFSVQLGIIDKKKKHTCKSLQGHFKKSGVTPKKKLLEFKSKIFYPELKLGSIININSFLEGEYVDVKSFSKGKGFQGVVKRHGFSGVGESSHGQHNRLRSPGSIGAGSDPSRVFKGKKMAGRMGGKNVTIKNIKILKIDSDNNFLILKGSIPGNKKSYLMIKKKYEITNFKYSRKFY; encoded by the coding sequence ATGGTTGGATTAATAGGAATAAATTGTGGAATGACAAGTATTTTTTCAAAAAATGGAAAAAATATTCCATGTACAATAATAAAAATTTATCCATGTTATATTATACAAATAAAAACTATTAAAACAGATGGATATTTTTCTGTTCAATTAGGAATAATTGATAAAAAGAAAAAACATACTTGTAAATCTTTACAAGGTCATTTTAAAAAATCTGGAGTTACTCCAAAAAAAAAATTATTAGAATTTAAAAGTAAAATTTTTTATCCTGAATTAAAATTAGGATCTATAATAAATATTAATTCATTTTTAGAAGGAGAATATGTAGATGTAAAAAGTTTTTCTAAAGGAAAAGGATTTCAAGGTGTAGTAAAAAGACATGGATTTTCAGGAGTAGGAGAAAGTAGTCATGGACAACATAATCGTTTAAGATCTCCTGGATCTATTGGCGCAGGATCAGATCCTTCTCGTGTTTTTAAAGGAAAAAAAATGGCTGGTAGAATGGGTGGAAAAAATGTTACTATTAAAAATATCAAAATTTTAAAAATAGATAGTGATAATAATTTTTTAATATTAAAAGGATCAATTCCAGGAAATAAAAAATCATATTTAATGATAAAAAAAAAATATGAAATTACAAATTTTAAATATTCAAGGAAATTTTACTAA
- the rpsJ gene encoding 30S ribosomal protein S10, producing MGHDIKIKLKSYDYNLLDKSAERIVKSVIPTGVILNGPIPLPTEKKIFTVLRSPHVNKKSREQFLLPTHKRLLQIHNASSKTVDALMKLELPSGVEAEIKV from the coding sequence ATGGGTCATGATATAAAAATTAAATTAAAATCTTATGATTATAATTTATTAGATAAATCTGCTGAGAGAATTGTAAAATCTGTTATTCCAACAGGAGTTATTTTAAATGGACCAATTCCATTACCTACGGAAAAAAAAATATTTACAGTTTTACGATCTCCTCATGTTAATAAAAAATCAAGAGAACAATTTTTACTTCCTACTCATAAAAGATTATTGCAAATTCATAATGCATCATCCAAAACAGTAGATGCTTTAATGAAATTGGAATTACCTAGTGGAGTAGAAGCTGAAATTAAAGTATAA
- the fusA gene encoding elongation factor G gives MIENLEYTRNIGIVAHIDAGKTTTTERILFYTGVNHKIGEVHDGAATMDWMLQEQERGITITSAATYCEWNYKNKKYKINIIDTPGHVDFTVEVERSLRILDGMIVLFSAVDGVEPQSETVWRQADKYSIPRIGFVNKMDRQGADFFNVCLQIKKMLGANSVPLQIPIGSGDNFIGIIDLISKKGIIWDDNNYGVTYKEIPIPNKMKGLVNNYYNNIIESLSEYDDIIMEKFLYNSSSISEEEIILSLRKNIITMKIIPILCGSSFKNKGVQTMLDAICCYLPSPLEGKEVIGINPINNNKEIRIPSKKEPFSALAFKISTDPFVGRLAFFRVYSGKIYAGSYSFNVRSGHKERISRIYQMHANKQNPIHKIEAGDIAAVVGFKDIKTGDTLCDEKNPIILENISFPDPVIGLAIEPKFKSDIDKMSLALSKLMDEDPTFQVRIDTYTGQTIISGMGELHLEIIVDRMKREFQVEINQGTPQVEYKEALTNTVKHREIYKKQTGGRGKFAEILFILEPGNVGKYGLEFINKIKGGSIPKEYISSIEKGCKEMMKSGPLSGYEIDNAKITILDGSYHSVDSDQLSFEIAGKLGFKKAAQKTNPILLEPIMKLEVIVPETNMGNVIGDLNRRRGIIQNMNNKNNIKIIQSLVPLSEMFGYVTILRTLSSGRGTSVMEFSHYDIVPKNIIDNIIINNKINNRINYQNKINK, from the coding sequence ATGATTGAAAATTTAGAATATACAAGAAATATCGGAATAGTAGCTCATATAGATGCAGGTAAAACAACTACTACAGAAAGAATATTATTTTATACAGGAGTTAATCATAAAATAGGAGAAGTCCATGATGGAGCTGCTACTATGGATTGGATGTTACAAGAACAAGAACGTGGAATTACTATTACTTCTGCAGCTACTTATTGTGAATGGAATTATAAAAATAAAAAATATAAAATAAATATTATTGATACACCCGGACATGTTGATTTTACTGTAGAAGTAGAAAGATCTTTAAGAATTTTAGATGGAATGATAGTTTTATTTAGTGCAGTTGATGGAGTAGAACCTCAATCAGAAACAGTTTGGAGACAAGCTGATAAATATTCTATTCCTAGAATAGGATTTGTAAATAAAATGGACCGTCAAGGTGCTGATTTTTTTAATGTTTGTTTACAAATTAAAAAAATGTTAGGGGCTAATTCTGTTCCATTACAAATTCCTATTGGTTCTGGAGATAATTTTATTGGGATAATAGATTTAATATCTAAAAAAGGAATTATATGGGATGATAATAATTATGGAGTAACATATAAAGAAATTCCAATTCCTAATAAAATGAAAGGGCTAGTCAATAATTATTATAATAATATAATAGAATCATTATCAGAATATGATGATATTATTATGGAAAAATTTTTATATAATTCATCTTCTATTTCTGAAGAAGAAATTATTCTTTCTTTAAGAAAGAATATAATAACAATGAAAATTATTCCTATTTTATGTGGATCATCTTTTAAAAATAAAGGCGTACAAACTATGTTAGATGCGATATGTTGTTATTTGCCATCTCCTTTAGAAGGTAAAGAGGTGATAGGAATAAATCCTATAAATAATAATAAAGAAATAAGAATTCCTAGTAAGAAAGAACCTTTTTCTGCTTTAGCTTTTAAAATTTCTACAGATCCTTTTGTTGGACGTTTAGCTTTTTTTAGAGTATATTCAGGAAAAATTTATGCGGGTTCTTATAGTTTTAATGTTCGATCTGGACATAAAGAACGTATTTCTCGGATTTATCAAATGCACGCTAATAAACAAAATCCAATTCATAAAATTGAAGCGGGAGATATAGCTGCTGTAGTAGGATTTAAAGATATTAAAACAGGAGATACTTTATGTGATGAAAAAAATCCTATTATATTAGAGAATATCTCTTTTCCAGATCCTGTGATTGGTTTAGCTATTGAACCTAAATTTAAATCTGATATAGATAAAATGAGTTTAGCATTATCTAAATTAATGGATGAAGATCCAACTTTTCAAGTACGAATAGATACTTATACTGGACAAACTATTATATCTGGTATGGGAGAACTTCATTTAGAAATTATAGTGGATCGTATGAAGAGAGAATTTCAGGTAGAAATTAATCAAGGAACTCCTCAAGTAGAATATAAAGAAGCTTTAACAAATACAGTAAAACATAGAGAAATTTATAAAAAACAAACAGGAGGAAGAGGAAAATTTGCTGAAATATTATTTATATTAGAACCAGGAAATGTAGGAAAATATGGATTAGAATTTATTAATAAAATTAAAGGAGGTAGTATTCCTAAAGAATATATTTCTTCTATAGAAAAAGGATGTAAAGAAATGATGAAAAGTGGACCTTTATCAGGATATGAAATTGATAATGCAAAAATAACTATATTAGATGGGTCTTATCATTCAGTAGATTCTGATCAATTATCTTTTGAAATAGCAGGTAAATTAGGTTTTAAAAAAGCTGCTCAAAAAACTAATCCTATATTATTAGAACCAATTATGAAATTAGAAGTAATAGTTCCAGAAACTAATATGGGAAATGTTATAGGGGATTTAAATCGTAGAAGAGGAATAATTCAAAATATGAATAATAAAAATAATATAAAAATTATTCAATCTTTAGTTCCATTATCTGAAATGTTTGGATATGTTACTATTTTACGTACACTTTCTTCTGGGAGAGGAACTTCTGTAATGGAATTTTCTCATTATGATATAGTTCCTAAAAATATTATAGATAATATTATTATTAATAATAAAATTAACAATCGTATAAATTATCAAAATAAAATAAATAAATAG
- the rpsG gene encoding 30S ribosomal protein S7 yields MRKIKRKKKIYYPDPKYQDILVSRFINHLMKNGKKNLAYKIFYKAMDKIDDLNNKKEKKSSLEIWKKSLKNLMPNVEIRSRRMGGSNIQIPVPLSYENQITKAIKLLINSATLRKEKTMSYKLAYEILDAFQEQGEAIKRKENIHKMAEANKAFSHFRF; encoded by the coding sequence ATGAGAAAAATAAAAAGGAAAAAAAAAATATATTATCCAGATCCAAAATATCAGGACATTTTAGTAAGTAGATTTATTAATCATTTAATGAAAAATGGAAAAAAAAATTTAGCATATAAAATATTTTATAAAGCAATGGATAAAATTGATGATTTAAATAATAAAAAGGAAAAAAAATCTTCTTTAGAAATTTGGAAAAAAAGTTTAAAAAATTTAATGCCTAATGTAGAAATTAGAAGTCGTCGAATGGGAGGATCTAATATTCAAATTCCAGTCCCTTTATCTTATGAAAATCAAATAACAAAAGCTATAAAATTATTAATAAATAGTGCTACTCTTAGAAAAGAAAAAACAATGTCTTATAAATTAGCTTATGAAATATTAGATGCTTTTCAAGAACAAGGAGAGGCTATTAAAAGAAAAGAAAATATTCATAAAATGGCAGAAGCTAATAAAGCTTTTTCTCATTTTAGATTTTAA